Proteins encoded within one genomic window of Companilactobacillus zhachilii:
- a CDS encoding CvfD/Ygs/GSP13 family RNA-binding post-transcriptional regulator: MRIGDRLSGTISGIQSYGVFVKLDDDHQGLIHISELKHGFVSDLNSKYKVGDKVDVIVMGIDEYNQKISLSMRALQPEKIGRPILHKHFWTDYRNHIGYKTIAEHKNEWVKAAMKHISEKNEKNSTFL; this comes from the coding sequence ATGCGAATTGGAGATAGACTATCTGGAACCATATCTGGGATTCAATCATATGGGGTCTTTGTAAAGCTAGATGATGACCATCAAGGGTTGATTCATATCTCAGAATTAAAGCATGGCTTTGTGTCTGATCTTAATAGTAAGTATAAAGTCGGTGACAAAGTAGATGTTATTGTAATGGGAATTGATGAATATAATCAAAAAATCAGTTTATCAATGCGGGCATTGCAACCAGAGAAGATCGGCAGACCAATTTTACATAAGCATTTTTGGACTGATTATCGTAATCATATTGGTTATAAGACGATTGCAGAGCACAAAAATGAGTGGGTAAAGGCCGCAATGAAGCATATTTCAGAAAAAAATGAAAAAAATTCAACTTTTTTGTAA
- a CDS encoding NAD(P)/FAD-dependent oxidoreductase has translation MNDKIYDISIIGGGPAGMFAAYFARLRNLKVALIESLPKLGGQPETLYAQKHIYDVAALPKVSGTDLTKQLNDQLNIMNCDQYLNTSVSSIERKDDLWLLTTNKETIYTKTIIIAIGNGAFKPRKLTFDYDPIIEEKNLDYFVNDLNDYQDKDVVVAGGGDSAVDWSIDLSKVASHTSLVHRRNKYRAMESSVEKLNQSNVEQLNPYIIKELNFNAHDNSKVDVTLKMIKSNEIKIVTTDKLLVNYGFVSDSKILRDWNVELNGPFIKVTQEMETNLPNVFAIGDIVTYPGKLQLIATAFAEGPIAVTKALRNLYPEKDYFEHSTSLFEK, from the coding sequence ATGAATGACAAAATTTACGACATTTCTATTATCGGTGGTGGCCCTGCTGGTATGTTTGCTGCCTACTTTGCTCGCTTACGAAATCTGAAAGTAGCATTAATAGAAAGTTTACCAAAGCTTGGTGGTCAGCCTGAAACGCTTTACGCACAAAAACATATTTACGATGTTGCTGCTTTACCCAAAGTATCAGGAACTGACTTAACTAAACAGCTTAACGATCAGTTAAACATTATGAACTGTGATCAATACCTCAACACTTCCGTTTCTTCTATAGAAAGAAAAGATGATCTCTGGTTACTAACTACTAATAAGGAAACTATCTATACTAAAACTATTATCATCGCAATCGGTAATGGAGCATTTAAACCACGCAAGTTAACATTCGATTACGACCCTATAATAGAAGAAAAGAATCTCGACTACTTCGTTAATGACCTTAATGACTATCAAGATAAAGACGTTGTTGTTGCTGGTGGCGGTGATTCCGCTGTGGATTGGTCAATTGATTTATCTAAGGTAGCATCACATACATCCCTAGTACACCGTCGCAATAAATATCGAGCAATGGAGTCTAGTGTAGAAAAACTAAATCAATCAAACGTCGAACAACTCAATCCTTACATTATCAAAGAACTTAATTTCAATGCCCATGATAATTCTAAAGTAGACGTAACTCTAAAAATGATTAAGTCTAATGAAATTAAGATTGTGACAACCGACAAACTATTAGTTAACTATGGCTTTGTTTCTGATTCTAAAATTCTCCGTGATTGGAACGTTGAGCTCAATGGTCCTTTCATCAAAGTTACTCAAGAAATGGAAACTAACCTACCGAATGTCTTTGCCATTGGTGATATTGTGACCTATCCTGGCAAACTCCAACTAATTGCAACAGCTTTTGCTGAAGGACCCATCGCTGTAACTAAAGCTTTACGAAACCTTTATCCGGAAAAGGATTACTTCGAACACAGTACATCCCTCTTTGAAAAATAA
- a CDS encoding DedA family protein: protein MGLVDFILHIDHHMVNIVNNFGLWTYLILFLIIFIETGVVILPFLPGDSLIFAAMALAANPKYGLLAWLMFIIFLAAAVLGDSMNYEIGEHFGEYATRNKYLSKLINKDHLDEAHHFFEKHGGKTIAIGRFIPLIRTFVPFVAGSGTMHYGTFLKYNFIGAFLWVLVCSAAGYLFGNIPVVQEHFSMIIIGIVLVSLVPVLITAIKNSKKKKA from the coding sequence ATGGGTTTGGTTGATTTTATCTTGCACATTGATCATCATATGGTCAATATCGTAAATAACTTCGGCCTTTGGACATATTTAATACTGTTTCTGATTATCTTTATTGAAACCGGAGTTGTTATTCTACCATTCCTACCGGGAGATTCACTAATCTTTGCGGCAATGGCTTTGGCAGCTAATCCAAAATACGGACTACTTGCTTGGCTAATGTTTATCATCTTCCTTGCGGCCGCCGTCTTAGGTGACTCCATGAACTATGAAATTGGTGAACATTTTGGAGAATACGCGACGAGGAATAAATACCTCAGTAAACTTATCAATAAGGATCATTTAGATGAAGCACATCATTTCTTTGAAAAACACGGTGGTAAAACAATTGCCATTGGTCGTTTCATTCCTTTAATTAGAACTTTCGTACCATTCGTTGCTGGTAGTGGAACAATGCACTACGGAACTTTCCTGAAATACAATTTCATCGGAGCATTCCTTTGGGTGTTAGTTTGTTCAGCTGCTGGTTATCTCTTTGGTAATATTCCAGTTGTACAAGAACACTTCTCAATGATTATCATTGGTATCGTCTTAGTATCATTGGTTCCAGTTCTAATCACCGCCATCAAAAATAGCAAAAAGAAAAAAGCTTAG
- a CDS encoding TIGR01906 family membrane protein has protein sequence MSNSQKDLLYTIALAFFLLTLAITVTIFASYPLFAFAIKHYYLENAVGMKYGTIMKNYAQMMDFLINPFNWHWHLSDFASSAGGRLHFYDVKKLFLLNFAVFIGTGIIVAKFHKVRAHFNRVFFWIGIVGIILAILMMLNFDEFFVVFHEMLFRNSDWLFDPDKDPIINVLPEEFFTQCFILFFVMFEGLNFWKARTKKA, from the coding sequence ATGTCTAATTCACAAAAGGACCTTTTGTATACTATTGCATTAGCATTCTTTTTGTTGACGTTAGCTATCACGGTGACGATATTTGCCAGTTATCCCTTATTTGCCTTTGCTATTAAGCATTACTATCTAGAAAATGCCGTAGGGATGAAATATGGAACGATTATGAAGAACTATGCACAGATGATGGATTTTTTGATTAATCCGTTCAATTGGCATTGGCATTTGAGTGATTTTGCCTCGTCAGCTGGTGGTCGCTTGCATTTTTATGATGTAAAAAAACTTTTCTTGTTGAATTTTGCAGTTTTCATCGGGACGGGAATTATTGTTGCTAAGTTTCATAAAGTTCGAGCGCATTTTAATCGAGTCTTTTTCTGGATTGGAATCGTTGGGATAATCTTAGCAATTTTAATGATGCTGAATTTCGATGAATTCTTCGTCGTCTTTCATGAAATGCTCTTTCGTAATAGCGATTGGTTATTTGATCCGGATAAGGACCCAATTATCAATGTTTTGCCAGAAGAGTTCTTTACCCAATGCTTTATCTTATTTTTCGTAATGTTTGAAGGATTGAACTTTTGGAAAGCACGTACAAAAAAAGCCTAG
- a CDS encoding TIGR01457 family HAD-type hydrolase produces MKYQTYLIDLDGTMYRGKDKIPEAKVFIDNLNKAGIDYYFLTNNTTKTPQQVADNLTNNHQITAQAEQVLTPSLATAAYIKNMFGDDIENHSAYVIGEYGLKSAVFGTGIKLNEVDPDVVIVGLDYDVTYHKFELATLAIKRGAFFIGTNADTNLPNERGLVPGAGSVISLVETSTQQKAHYIGKPERNIIDFAVKARNFDPKTAVMVGDNYNTDIKCGINADVDTLWVNTGVSTHEDIDNAPIKPTHQVESLDQWDV; encoded by the coding sequence ATGAAGTATCAAACATATTTAATAGATTTAGATGGAACAATGTATCGTGGTAAGGATAAGATTCCTGAAGCTAAAGTTTTCATCGATAATTTGAACAAAGCAGGAATTGATTATTATTTCTTAACAAACAATACAACGAAAACTCCACAGCAAGTGGCTGATAATTTGACAAATAACCATCAGATCACGGCCCAAGCTGAGCAAGTTTTGACACCATCATTAGCCACAGCGGCTTATATTAAAAATATGTTTGGTGATGATATTGAAAATCATAGTGCTTATGTAATCGGTGAGTACGGTTTAAAGAGTGCTGTTTTTGGTACAGGTATCAAATTGAATGAAGTAGATCCTGATGTTGTTATCGTTGGGTTAGATTATGATGTGACGTACCATAAATTTGAATTGGCCACTTTGGCTATCAAACGTGGGGCCTTCTTTATCGGTACTAATGCTGATACTAACTTGCCTAACGAGAGAGGTTTAGTACCAGGTGCTGGTTCAGTTATCTCATTAGTTGAAACATCAACTCAACAAAAGGCTCATTATATTGGTAAACCAGAACGTAACATTATTGACTTTGCAGTCAAGGCACGTAATTTTGATCCGAAAACAGCCGTCATGGTTGGTGACAATTACAATACGGATATCAAGTGTGGAATTAATGCTGACGTTGATACGTTGTGGGTCAATACTGGTGTCAGTACCCATGAAGATATCGACAATGCACCTATCAAGCCCACTCATCAAGTAGAAAGTCTGGATCAGTGGGATGTCTAA
- a CDS encoding YutD family protein has protein sequence MQEIEDNTATTKLVDVIKLDDNLISIDKKKYRLVENHDNGFSEERIEERYNNVLEKYDYIVGDWGYDQLRFKGFYEDERKESTLDNRISHLEDYLLEYCNFGCAYFVLEKVQKAPLKNNHHRNNNHSNHTHKFRTRTTHAKAENKSNRPHNNQRRKNKVSKRRVTKKTTASTKKTFKIRKIGEKNK, from the coding sequence TTGCAAGAAATTGAGGATAATACTGCTACTACTAAGTTGGTCGATGTCATTAAGTTAGATGATAATTTGATTTCCATTGATAAGAAGAAGTATCGCTTAGTAGAAAATCATGATAATGGTTTTAGTGAAGAGCGTATTGAAGAACGTTATAACAATGTTTTAGAAAAATATGATTATATTGTTGGTGACTGGGGTTACGATCAATTGCGTTTTAAGGGTTTTTATGAAGATGAACGTAAAGAAAGTACCTTAGATAATCGCATTTCGCATTTGGAAGATTATTTGTTGGAATATTGTAATTTTGGTTGTGCTTATTTTGTACTTGAGAAAGTTCAAAAGGCTCCTTTGAAAAACAACCATCATCGAAATAACAATCACAGCAATCATACTCATAAATTCCGCACGCGGACTACGCATGCTAAGGCTGAGAATAAATCTAATAGGCCACATAATAATCAGCGTCGGAAGAACAAAGTCTCCAAACGTCGAGTGACGAAAAAGACTACAGCTTCGACTAAGAAGACCTTCAAAATTAGAAAAATAGGTGAAAAGAATAAATGA
- a CDS encoding bifunctional metallophosphatase/5'-nucleotidase yields the protein MEKIQIVHTNDLHSHFENFPRVERFINQSRQESTADDFYLFDIGDAMDRAHPLSEATNGQANIEWMNPLHYDAATIGNNEGLGNSHEHLEHLYDHANFPVILNNLYENNPSRLADFAQPAKVITTKQGTKIGLMGLTAPYILTYPLLDWDIKLIQEMLPKSLELVKDCDVIILLSHLGVSMDRLIAKKHPEIDVIIGAHTHHLFPKGEVDNGVLLAAAGKYGQHIGTINLELDEQKQVVQKSAFTVKTATLEELPTDKNWIEHQYNRGEQLLDQKQVANLPNTLSTDYQADNSIMQEALTAVQDFAQSDVAVLSSGLFLENLPKGIVTEKNLHDCLPHAIHVMKTTMTGDNVWRLVMEMEKNRLFLCNHMQKGMGFRGKIFGELVYRGITIDNKRNVYINGKELDKNQEYTLALLDHYLFVPYFPSIEISGNNEIMYPKFLRGVFADYLSKKYPI from the coding sequence ATGGAAAAAATTCAAATAGTTCATACGAATGATTTACATTCTCACTTCGAAAACTTTCCACGTGTTGAGCGGTTCATTAATCAATCACGTCAAGAAAGTACCGCCGATGATTTTTATTTGTTTGATATTGGGGATGCTATGGACCGGGCACATCCGCTGAGTGAAGCAACTAATGGGCAAGCAAATATTGAATGGATGAATCCACTTCATTATGACGCTGCTACGATTGGTAATAATGAAGGTTTAGGTAACAGTCATGAGCATTTGGAACATCTGTATGATCATGCTAATTTTCCAGTGATTTTGAACAATCTTTACGAAAATAATCCTTCACGATTAGCTGATTTTGCTCAACCGGCTAAAGTTATCACTACTAAGCAGGGAACCAAGATTGGACTCATGGGCTTGACGGCACCGTATATTTTGACTTATCCATTGCTAGATTGGGATATTAAGTTAATTCAAGAAATGCTACCTAAATCTTTGGAATTAGTTAAAGATTGTGATGTGATTATCTTACTTTCTCATTTAGGTGTTTCAATGGACCGTTTGATTGCCAAAAAGCATCCGGAAATCGATGTTATTATTGGAGCTCATACACATCATCTCTTTCCTAAAGGGGAAGTTGATAATGGCGTTTTGTTGGCGGCAGCCGGAAAATATGGTCAGCATATCGGAACGATTAATTTGGAACTTGATGAACAAAAGCAAGTTGTCCAAAAGTCAGCCTTTACTGTGAAAACTGCCACGCTAGAGGAATTGCCTACTGATAAAAATTGGATTGAACATCAATATAACCGTGGCGAACAATTGCTAGATCAAAAGCAAGTTGCCAATTTACCAAACACCTTGAGTACAGATTATCAAGCTGACAATTCGATCATGCAAGAGGCTTTGACTGCTGTCCAAGACTTTGCACAGTCAGATGTGGCAGTTTTGAGTTCAGGTTTGTTTTTGGAAAATTTGCCAAAAGGTATTGTGACTGAGAAAAATTTGCATGATTGCTTACCTCATGCGATTCATGTTATGAAAACAACAATGACGGGTGACAATGTTTGGCGTTTAGTTATGGAAATGGAAAAGAATCGACTCTTTTTATGCAATCATATGCAAAAAGGAATGGGTTTTCGTGGTAAGATATTTGGCGAACTAGTTTATCGGGGCATTACGATTGATAACAAACGAAATGTTTACATAAACGGTAAAGAATTAGACAAGAATCAAGAATACACCCTAGCATTATTGGATCATTATTTGTTTGTACCGTATTTCCCATCAATTGAGATTTCGGGTAACAATGAAATTATGTATCCTAAGTTTTTGCGTGGTGTATTCGCTGATTACTTGAGTAAAAAATATCCGATTTGA
- a CDS encoding metallophosphoesterase family protein — protein sequence MNYFIADTHFYHYQLLEPNNFAPRHFGNVDEMNQAMIDAWNARVDENDRVYHLGDISMRPQNTPTDEETYDMLRQLNGHMTLIKGNHDYRSLFKFLDKHNETMSDGKPRFEFEDVGALLKFDHHQFYCTHYPLLLGKVDKIINLHGHIHHYAVPIPENINVGVDAPERDYLSENLPWGSPLRGEEILEMYDKKKEDLARLQRK from the coding sequence ATGAATTACTTTATAGCTGATACACATTTTTATCATTATCAATTACTAGAACCAAATAATTTTGCTCCTCGTCATTTTGGTAATGTTGACGAGATGAATCAAGCAATGATTGATGCCTGGAATGCTCGGGTAGATGAGAATGACCGCGTGTACCACTTGGGGGATATTTCGATGCGGCCCCAGAACACACCGACGGATGAAGAAACTTATGATATGTTGCGTCAATTGAATGGACATATGACTTTGATTAAGGGAAATCATGACTATCGTTCATTATTCAAATTTTTGGATAAGCATAATGAAACGATGTCTGATGGTAAACCTAGATTTGAATTTGAAGATGTTGGTGCGTTATTGAAATTTGATCATCATCAATTTTATTGCACACACTATCCTTTGTTGTTGGGTAAGGTTGATAAGATTATTAATTTGCATGGTCATATTCATCACTACGCTGTTCCAATTCCTGAAAATATTAACGTAGGTGTGGATGCCCCAGAACGTGACTATTTATCAGAGAATTTGCCCTGGGGTTCACCTTTACGTGGTGAAGAAATTTTAGAGATGTATGATAAGAAGAAAGAAGATTTGGCTAGATTACAGAGAAAGTAG
- a CDS encoding glycerophosphodiester phosphodiesterase — protein sequence MVSKRFNLLKLSLACLIFFFASGFTVIGHRGDPINAPEETFESFDKAFSEGADYVELDLHVSKDNVLVVSHDRDLERVTGTSEIVSEHNFSDLAQLHQKNGEPIHSLNQIFEHYKNNPKAKFLIETKKTKKGNPQNMEALLKQVIETYGMQNRVMFHSFSTKSLENEAQLMPDIPRIFIAGTTKRINFDILQYVTGVNLSSNIITPQIIDTMHFMGKSIYAWDEMNESPKKWNTLINMPIDGVVTNYPATGNEYRELKDQSKSEALNQNVYYMSSQKETIYENPYRLIKTGKKVNPLDGYHITNIIKFNGEKYVQLGENKFANATGFNSEYALRDLRQYFGSKAIFRNQQPNNFLYSDPTDSSSIVNRMEINKPQQIITIQKYGTQTWLKLKNGWVNAHNVLIQLNPESYFGNNSLDGYQDLPRGQRIKNIDLLQNLAITRPTSDQTLQNADLIKDFNNFYVDFSLTNDNDSINKI from the coding sequence ATGGTCTCAAAACGTTTTAATCTTCTCAAGTTATCATTAGCATGTCTGATTTTTTTCTTTGCTAGTGGTTTTACGGTTATCGGTCATCGTGGTGATCCTATTAATGCACCCGAAGAAACTTTTGAAAGTTTTGATAAAGCCTTCTCTGAGGGAGCCGATTATGTGGAACTTGATCTACATGTTTCAAAAGATAATGTCCTAGTCGTCTCCCATGATCGTGATCTCGAACGTGTTACTGGTACCTCAGAAATTGTCTCAGAACATAACTTTTCTGATTTAGCTCAATTACATCAAAAAAATGGTGAACCTATTCATAGTTTGAACCAAATTTTTGAACATTACAAAAATAATCCTAAAGCTAAGTTCTTAATTGAAACTAAGAAAACTAAAAAAGGTAATCCTCAAAATATGGAAGCCTTATTGAAGCAAGTTATCGAAACATATGGCATGCAAAATCGGGTCATGTTCCACTCGTTCTCAACTAAGAGTCTAGAAAACGAAGCGCAATTGATGCCAGACATCCCTCGGATTTTTATTGCTGGGACAACTAAGCGAATCAATTTTGATATTTTGCAATATGTGACTGGTGTGAACCTCTCCTCAAACATCATAACGCCACAAATCATCGACACCATGCACTTCATGGGCAAAAGTATTTACGCTTGGGACGAGATGAACGAAAGTCCTAAAAAGTGGAATACATTAATCAATATGCCAATTGACGGTGTGGTCACCAACTATCCAGCCACTGGTAACGAATATCGCGAATTAAAGGATCAATCGAAGTCGGAAGCACTTAACCAAAACGTCTACTATATGAGTAGTCAAAAGGAAACTATTTACGAAAACCCTTATCGGCTAATCAAAACTGGCAAGAAAGTTAATCCGTTAGATGGTTATCACATCACTAACATTATCAAATTTAATGGCGAAAAGTATGTTCAATTAGGTGAAAATAAGTTTGCTAATGCCACCGGCTTTAATTCTGAATATGCTCTCCGTGATCTACGCCAATATTTTGGTTCCAAAGCTATTTTCCGTAACCAACAACCAAATAACTTCCTATATAGTGACCCAACTGATTCCAGCTCGATTGTTAATCGCATGGAAATCAACAAGCCTCAACAAATTATTACGATTCAAAAGTATGGTACCCAAACATGGCTCAAGCTAAAAAACGGTTGGGTCAATGCGCACAATGTCTTAATTCAATTGAATCCTGAATCTTACTTTGGAAATAATTCTCTTGATGGTTATCAAGATTTACCTCGTGGTCAAAGAATCAAAAATATTGATTTATTACAAAATTTAGCAATTACTAGACCAACCAGTGATCAGACTTTGCAAAATGCTGATTTAATTAAGGATTTCAACAATTTTTATGTTGATTTTTCCCTTACCAATGACAACGATTCCATAAATAAGATTTAG
- the pepV gene encoding dipeptidase PepV — protein sequence MSIDWEKEVSHRSDELINDLSELVSIDSSRDTEHKTSDYPLGPGPAKALQTFLHFADRDGFNTKNVDNLAGRIEFGDNDDAIAILGHVDVVPEGPGWNTNPFEPVIKDGNFYARGASDDKGPSLAAYYAMKIIKELNLPVKKNVQLILGTDEESEWVGINHYMEKETMPETGFSPDAEFPAINGEKGIVSFRVNFPTPTISLVKSFVAGIRPNMVPQNADAELNIDVVSADDIKAKLNDFLADNTEVTGSVTVDDQTASVKIIGKGAHAMEPFNGINAATYLAKFLTTLTLNDSEKLYFSFIANDLHLDFAGKHLGIANQDDVMGELTLSPNIYEYDADKANILLNIRYPKGDTGDTLTEKINKALPANVSAVIEGHNQLPHFVDADDPLVQALVGAYRDHTDDNTEPFTVGGGTYGRILKHGIAYGAMFPGDENVMHQPNEYINIEKLLKSAAIYADAIYRLIK from the coding sequence ATGTCTATAGATTGGGAGAAGGAAGTTTCACATCGTTCAGACGAACTGATAAATGATCTTTCTGAATTAGTAAGTATTGATAGTTCTAGAGATACAGAACACAAGACTAGCGATTATCCACTAGGCCCTGGACCAGCAAAAGCTTTACAAACCTTTTTACACTTTGCAGATCGTGACGGTTTTAATACAAAAAACGTTGACAATCTTGCCGGAAGAATTGAATTTGGGGACAACGACGATGCCATTGCCATCTTAGGTCACGTGGACGTGGTTCCTGAAGGACCAGGTTGGAATACTAATCCATTTGAACCAGTTATCAAAGATGGTAACTTCTATGCTCGTGGAGCTTCTGATGATAAAGGACCTAGTTTAGCAGCTTACTACGCTATGAAAATTATCAAAGAACTCAACTTGCCAGTTAAGAAGAATGTTCAATTAATTCTTGGAACTGATGAAGAGAGCGAATGGGTCGGCATTAACCATTATATGGAAAAAGAAACCATGCCAGAAACTGGTTTCTCACCTGATGCTGAATTCCCTGCTATCAATGGTGAAAAAGGAATCGTTTCATTCCGAGTTAATTTCCCAACACCAACAATCAGTCTAGTTAAATCATTCGTTGCCGGAATCAGACCTAACATGGTTCCTCAAAACGCTGATGCTGAATTGAACATTGATGTCGTTTCAGCTGATGATATTAAAGCTAAGCTAAATGACTTTTTAGCTGACAATACTGAAGTTACAGGTAGTGTCACAGTTGATGATCAAACAGCTTCCGTTAAAATTATTGGTAAAGGTGCTCATGCTATGGAGCCATTCAATGGTATCAATGCTGCTACCTACTTAGCCAAATTTCTAACTACCTTAACTTTAAATGATAGCGAAAAATTATACTTCTCATTCATCGCTAATGACTTACATCTTGATTTTGCCGGTAAACACCTTGGCATTGCCAATCAAGACGACGTTATGGGTGAATTAACGCTATCACCTAACATTTACGAATATGATGCAGACAAAGCTAATATTTTGTTAAACATCCGCTACCCTAAGGGGGACACCGGTGATACTCTAACTGAAAAAATTAATAAAGCTTTGCCAGCAAATGTTTCAGCCGTGATAGAAGGACATAACCAATTACCTCATTTTGTCGACGCTGATGATCCATTGGTTCAAGCTCTTGTTGGAGCTTATCGTGATCACACTGATGACAACACTGAGCCATTCACTGTCGGTGGTGGTACTTATGGCCGTATTTTAAAACATGGAATTGCCTATGGTGCAATGTTCCCTGGTGACGAAAACGTCATGCATCAACCTAACGAATATATTAATATCGAAAAACTATTGAAATCGGCTGCTATTTACGCAGATGCTATTTACCGCTTGATTAAGTAG